GACCAGACGAACGACTCGTTGACCTCGCCCTGGCTGGTCGCGCCGTCGCCGAAGTAGGCGATCACCGCCTCGCCGTCCGGGCTGCCGGTCTTGCCGTCCATGGTGACGCCCATGGCGTAGCCGGTCGCGTGCAGCGTCTGCGAGCCGATCACGATGGTGTAGCTGTTGAACTTGTGCTCGTTCGCATCCCACCCGCCCTGGTCGACGCCGCGGAACAGGCCGAACGGCATGATCGGGTCGATGCCGCGGCAGTACAGCACGCCGTGCTCGCGGTAGGTGGGGAAAGCCATGTCCTGCGGGCGCAGCGCCCGGCCGGAACCGACCTGAGCCGCCTCCTGCCCCAGCAGGCTCGCCCAGAGCCCCAGCTCACCCTGCCGTTGCAGGGCGGTCGCCTCGGCGTCCAGCCGGCGCACGGTCACCAGGTCACGGTAGAGCCCGCGGTACTCCTCGTCGGTGAAGTCGACCGAGTACGTGGTTCCGTCCGCCGTGGTGACGCTGCCCAGGTGCTCGCCGTCGGGCGTGAGCAGTTGGACGAATCCGCCTGCCGGCGCATCGGCGCCGCCTCCCGAAGGGGGCACCGCCCCGGCTTTGCGTTCGCCTTTCGCCATCCGTGTCTCCCTGTATCTCCTCTGCGCCCGCGGCGGGTGTCGCCCGGCCACGCGGCGGAACCACTGGTAGCCGCGCATGTGCCGGGTGAGGCTGCCGCGCGACGTTCCGGCCGGGACTGCGCCCCTGCCGGGACGGCCCGACGTCGCCCCGCTGGTCGGCGGGAGGCGACGGCGGCGGTGCCGTCGCCACCATCCTGACAGAGGGAGTGAGGGGCGTTACATAGTGCGTGGATCACGAATAGAGATTTTCTGCTGACGTATCGTTAAGGGTATTTGTCCGATTTAGTGGCTTTTGTTCGATCACTACGGTACGAATAGGCCGAGTTCACCGCTGCCGAACAGCCGATGCGTCGTTCACCTCTGTGACCGAGACGGATCCAGGTTGATCTTTTGGTTCGGAGGAGCCCGGCGTGCCGCACCTGCCCGACGACGACGGCTACGCGCCGCCCCTGAAGGTGCTCAGGAAGCGGCTCAACGGCGTGTATCGCGAGGACTACGGCCTGTCCGGCCCGACCCGCCGGTACATCCTGATGGTCGCCCTGCTCGTCGGCCTCGCCTCCATCCCGACCCTCGCCGTGATCACCGCCGGGACCAGCGAGATCGCCGGGAACAAACGAAACGGCGCGATGGACGCGCCGTTCCTGCCGCCACCGGCGACCGGTCCGGTCCGTCCCTCACCGACTCCGAAAAACCATTTGGGGTACGACGATCCGCGCCGGTCACCGACGCTTTCCGGTACGCCCTCGCCGACGCACCCGGGCGTGTCGCCGAGCGACCGTACGGGTGACTCGCTGCCCGCGGTCCCCGGCCTGCCCCCGGTGCCGGCCGATCCGCCGCCGAGCCCTTCCGATGTGGACGCTCCCGCCGACC
Above is a genomic segment from Actinoplanes ianthinogenes containing:
- the pdhA gene encoding pyruvate dehydrogenase (acetyl-transferring) E1 component subunit alpha, producing MAKGERKAGAVPPSGGGADAPAGGFVQLLTPDGEHLGSVTTADGTTYSVDFTDEEYRGLYRDLVTVRRLDAEATALQRQGELGLWASLLGQEAAQVGSGRALRPQDMAFPTYREHGVLYCRGIDPIMPFGLFRGVDQGGWDANEHKFNSYTIVIGSQTLHATGYAMGVTMDGKTGSPDGEAVIAYFGDGATSQGEVNESFVWSGVFNAPIVFFCQNNQYAISEPLERQTRIPLYNRAAGYGFPGIRIDGNDVLASYAVTRAALDNARNGQGPTLIEAYTYRMGAHTSSDDPTRYRIASEVESWKAKDPIARMRAFLAKQKVAGEDFFAEVDEAAKTLALDLRERVLAMPDPQPVTMFDHVYPHGSPELDEQRTAFTEYHASFEGSGH